ctcgtgcttatttattccaaattgcactcgaaatcatgtgattatcTATAATAATACCGAGTCTTTTCCTTTCCAGCACCCCGAAGGGATCTGGTGTGACCCTTCCCACAGGGAAACAGGCGCTGCGACTTCTCCCTCTGAAGCTAAGGTATTGTTATCGACTCGTCTCTGCCTCCTGAAACATTTAataaattgacgtcagtttttcatgcgtctgtcctgttattgatcatgaatttcgtcataacattgtcaaagtaattgtgaatccacgaggcgatagccgagtggatccacggactactttgacaatgttatgacgaaattcattgtcaataataGGACAGATGCATGataaactgacgtccatttgttttttacaacaacagaaaggtagaggggacaaaattaagtcaaaacgcgagacaaaaatgcgcgagaaacttcaaagtttattcaatctgacgcgaccaaattcatattctcctcgctctcttattggctaatggaaaaaaacggacgctttctattggttaaaaagtgacagatcgacttttcaaattttctgctctcgctcgttgcgtcaatatagcataaattataaatttcatgtgtctgtccggtTATTGACAATAAacattagccaatgagcgcacgaggattctgcagttaatGTAAAAATCCCAATAGTTTCAATGGACGCCCTTACTTTTCAGTCAAACCTTGACACCGTCGGTCCATTCACCAATTACGCACGCACTCAAATCAAGTAGCCGCGCTTGTTGGCTTGGACGCTTAACTCGCGCGGAATGCGCGCTCGTAAGTTGTGCAAGTCTTGTTGATCAGAAATTTCAACTTTAAGCGGCGTTTTAAAATCCATTTTTTGACCATATCGACCGGGAACAACTCGAACGGGGGCTTTCACAGAACTGCCCGTTGCAATACTATATCAGCTCTGTTTGGTCTTGGTGCCATCAGCGACCTAAAGCCTGGTTTCGTAGTATTCCCCGGCTGACTCGAAATGTTGTATGTGCGATCGTCATCGTTCAGAAAGAGCACTATTTCCAACGATCGGGGCGATTACATTGAAACAGGGCTTAAACGACAGGGTTATAACGATTAACAGGAAAAGCTGTATACTTTGGTCCGGCCAGTGAAGATCTGTGTTTCCTGTACGTTCCCGTCACAGTGCTGTTGCTTGAAGTTGTAAGGAAGCCAAGATAAGATTTGAGTTAGATAATCCGCACTAGATCATAAGAAACTTGTGTTTATGATTTGCCATTATGCTTGACTTCGGTTCTAATGTATCTTTAGAGAACATAGGGTAATGGCTGAATCTGATCTAACTTTTAATTTGCAGGCCCAGCCAGCCGACGATTTACCGATGTATCTTGGGCGACAGGTTTGTGGATTTATGTGGACAGGAAGTGATGATAatgctactactactaatactaatactactattaataataatattaattttttttatttgatggACAGGAACCTTCTAAGTTCCTGTCCATCAAAAAACTCCTGTGGTACCTCAGGACCATGGAATGGCCCCAGTTCTGGGACAGTGTAGACAATAATTGATAGCACTGGAAACGtgtattatgatgatgatgataataagtaatagtaattggactgagtggagtacaattcaggcagtaatcgggcgagtaatttcaaaatcggccgagcACGAAGCgcaaggccgatttgaaattacgagcacgattactccctgaattgtacgacacgaagtccaattactaattaatcataactataacaaaattcgagaagaatatgacagtggtttaaactatttgaccggtttatatattcatcttctaagctacatgccgaaagaaaaagccattcaagtgcaactagcgcgagcttgatgacgcgtactgtccaattactcaggcatgacgcgtacaactgtccaattacaagcgcatgacgtgtgcaactgtccaattacggcagaaatcaggcctgctgatgaccaatcagattcgagaattttgatatagttgtgattataataataataataataataataataataatgataataataataatgataataatgatgataataataataataactctATTGGTATGTTAAGGGTTAAAAATATAAGTAACTCTAATAACATTGATAagaataataaaagtaataatattaatataaggATTAGATCTCAGATTGTTGTTACACCCACCACACCATAGAGTtttcagcttttcttgtgtTAAAGGAGGGCAATTATAGTAAAGAACCTTTTTCGTTGCTTTGCTTTTATTCGACAGTCGACAGTACTTCGACGGAAAGATTCCTCGAAAAACATAATGGAAGAGTTGAGATTCAGACGAAAGTCCCTTAAAAGGTCAGGCGTCGGAGATCATCGGAAGTAAGATCTGAGGACCCGGGGATTGTGTCCGTCGAAGTGGATCTTCGTCCTAAAAAGACTGATCATATTGTCTATTCATAGAAATTGAGTGTCAAGTATACAGCATGAATGCAAGTTATGACACCAcgacccagttgttcaaagcccgattaagcttatccaggattagtggaaattttaattgttatttatttaccgttaatataaaggaggatttttcacaataTTAAGGTTTAAGTAAAAGAAACTTGTAATTTagaaccttattgggccacaatttttggcaaaccctcctttggCTGTAagtaaatagcaattaaaatttacgctaacctaggattagcttaatcggccTTTGTACAACTGGGCCCATGAGCTTTGCTTAGACAaagtattttaatatttttttaatcaattgtACTTCAAACATTGATTCGATCAAACAGTAACAACTGTTGTACAGGTGGTATGTCTACATAGTGTCAtataaatggaaaaattcacaAGTAACTGTTGGCAACCCACTTTGAGATACTGAATAGTCAGGAAGTAATCAAGGAAAGTGATCGTTTTAACTGATTGCCTGTTACAGTGTCACGCGCATTTGTTCTTTGCGTGGTTATTTTAGTACGCGAGGAAAGATTTTCATCTTCCATTCTCGTCTCTGTTTTTCCTTTCCTGTCAAGCGAAGTTAGTTTTCTCATAGGGCATTTTTGTATCGCTTTTCGGTTCTTTTTTCCGTAATCGATCGTTCGAAATATTCCTCGCCCCTCTTTGTTCATTTTGGttggaaaagaaagagactgtCCCCGGTTGAAGAATTCTGAAAAACGATCCTTCGGACGGGACGAGAAATCACGTGGTTGCACATGCGCAGGAGGTTGTTACAGGCCTTTTAAATTTACAGCGAGCCAATCAGTGTTTGTGACCTTAAGGGCGGGGAGCCAATGCGAGCTCGAATTGAATTTAAGTTTGACCTTTGGACAGGTCCAGTTAATCTGCGAACTCGCGTAGTAAAAATTTGTCATTCGACGGCAGCACCATATACACAATTTAGATAGATATAGTTGAAAGAAACTCGGCGACAAGACTGCAAACCATTTATGCGGCGCAAGTCATGTTTCGTGTTGTAGTTAGaatgaatatttttttattggGGTTAAAAAATGTATAGAATTTTTGTCTGGTTGCCTAAttatttttgtacaaaaaaagGTAATGCGTAACGTGAGAGATAAATACGAGATGAGATAGATTTGTATTCCccaaattgcaataaaattttaGTGTTAACGCTAAGGATGTTGTCCAAATGATTCCCTTAATTGTCTCTGAACTGAGCCTTCGCAACATGAAGCGTCTTCGAATCTCTCCGATTGCTGAGCGGCTAGAATGTGGGAAAATATCTCCAGAGATCTTTCTGGTTTTTGGTGTAGCCTATAGCATGTGAAACATGGGCAAAATGTTCAGTGTCAAAGTGAGGGGCACTCACCATATAGTTATCTCCACGCCGtgtttttgatttaaaaaaagtttcaaaaaaagggcgttttaactatggccaacataccgtcatggcattttcgccacctgttgtaggttgtttgataaaaaaaaaaaggcttgtaAAAGGGGGgttcacgggcaccccaggaccccccctggctacgcccttgtgTTACCATAAACAAGTGAGGCTTCCCATTCTCCCTTGCGCTGCCTCCCATCCTCTCACCCTAAAAGGCAACAGGTGACGAGAGAGGGGAATGTACACTTTAATCACAGTTGCATAGTGAAAAAGGTCAGTTTCTTCTTGGGGAAGAtcaacacgaaaatttggtatcaatcGAGTTGAGAACTGAcaaattagtataggtaatcgcatgggggcaAGTAacattaaggattaatatcacgtgttttcagaagttgctgaaattgctcgAGTGgcgcagcgacgagggcaatttcagcaacttctgaaaacacaagtgatattaatccttaattttacgaggattcattgtgattacttgttaataacatagagggcaaaattactgaatttctgaatgcttaactgaaactgtgacaatcgtcggccgaggacatcgttctcgtactcttctaaatttgcttgcaagtttctttcagtcgcccactttttgaaaacgttccttcaccactccgtgttgttctttgtgttttcattttcgctcttttcttttaattcttcgatatacagctatttcaaagaATGTCGGGGAGAatgacgaatgtcaattgtcgaacggcaattgcacgactgaaaggaaatgtgggtattgaataatAGGAtataagctcccatgatgccggctccaccaggtgccgaccttcgatggcgagtcatatggtttgccATGTTAAGCCGGGTCCAGTTGGctagcttaagcaaacacgacgtcgacggaagcgagaacgtcatctgaaaatgtcacttcgcatttctcaatctttcaattattcaaagccattatgcctgaaaaatgcgctttaactatcctgggaTTAAATCGGAACCAACGCTtcggacaagacaaaattgaacatttgtcatcatatgctcacgtcgtccacacaactgcaaaaaaggtaatttcacgtcatagaaagaacgaggacgtcttcaaaatgtcaaaagatgaaaaatgcacgtgcaaagcgtgcaaaaatactgtttccattgtcaaatatgcaaatctgtggggtttttgttgccgtcgtggttgcgaagaactcattgtttttttgcaaatatggaaaccacagttcctttcggtcgtgcaatttccgttcgagaACTGCCATTCGCcattctctccgacaacgttttttgaaataggtgtattcctcgttaactatctcgaaacgagacgccattgtcgtagaaaaacaacttcacgattgaatgagctgttgctaggcgacctgaggaccaatcgcgagcgagtaattttgccctcttcacgaagcaaaattaagaaaaaaatactctcttcattgaccaatcagcattcagtaattttgcccgctaTGTTATTACAATCGTaaaaagatgacgtttcgagcgttagtcttTCATCAGAACGTTAGCCCTTTGCATCAGTACAACGCTTGAGCGTCAACAATAACGAGCAAGTTCTCATGTTTTCCTTTGAAGAATAAAAAACTATAAGGTCCTGAAAACATGCTGGCGTTTGTGGCTTTGGGAGATGGTGAATCCAGCTGCTCATTccaaaatacaaatgaaatggcATGACACGTTTTATTTGCACGATATATACTCAATATCATGATAtcccaaaaaaaagaaaaaaaatggttctCATCCATGCAATACATCCACAGGCTGACAGCTGCGCTGAGTTGTGCGTCCAACGCGGCTGATTCGCGAAAAAGCCAGTGTTTAGCCCTCGCAAACGTTTTTACCATGCTAATGCCTCGCCAAATGCGCATATTGAAATTAGTTAAAAGAACTAAGAAAGGCTAACTTGGACACCCATTTATTAACTCGACTAAATGTTTTCATGTATGCACCATGGAGTACATCCCTGTTGTGTGAGGTGGTAAAAGACCGTCGCCCGTCACCGGTAATTGGTTGACTTGTATTTCTGTAAAAGGACCTGTGGTATCCTCTTCAGCTGGAAGGCAAAAAAATgatctctttctttttcttaaaaaattctACCGAAGTTTAAAAGCCAACCTAGTGATGGATAGGAGTGAGGTCAGAGAAgatattaaaaattttaaattgtgaaaTAAGTGAGATGCATATCTTGAGGGCATATTAAAACATGCTTTCAAGATATACATTTCACTTATTATTTCAGGTGCATGCTTTAGGTATCTGTAACCCAGAAGTGTTTAAATTGCAATGACAGAGGTGCCACCTGGATCAACAGCCCCCTCCCCATTCCCCAAGGCAAAAAATGCAAACACCCACTCAACCACCTACCCTCActcaatgtgtttttttttggaggatCCAAGATGCAGAAATGCATTAAgaaatggtgaaaagagtttgaaaaactgaaattattgttttaatttggagATACAGTTTGAGTCTAGGTACTGCAGTGGTGCAAAGTCTTTAAAACCTAAAAAAGTTCAAATTAGTTTTTAACCGGGAGAGTTGGTGACCCATATGGGAGGCTGGGAGATTTGTTCTGTATGCAGGAGATTCCCAGATAATCAgggagagttggcatgtatgCAGTGAACTCAAAGAAGTCAAGTGTGATATAAACAAGTTCTACAAACCAGTTTGTCCAGTAATGTCTCTGTGGTTTTTTTGTAACTGAGATCCTCCATCATTGTTGACAATCGATGGAGGCATTCTTCGAGGACACAACTGTCCAAGAGTGGGTCGAATTCTGAACCGAcctaaaatgaaaattacaTTTATAATGATaatgttaataacaataatcattttatttaaaGAAGCTCCGTCATGGCATCTTCGCtgttttttggccaaaaaatatggagaaatccttctttctaACCTTTTCTTGAAGCAAAAACATTGCCGTGAAATTAAGGACTAAGATATCAATTTTTTTGATAGAAGAGTAATCCATGGAACGCATTTGTTTTTGCCTTAAAGATGGGTatgagaactttgaaaaatcaaggctaaatttttcaaaatgcaatccaTCTCCATCCTGGCCATCTACAACAACAGAGAGCAATAAACAGTCTCAGTGCGGTTATTCAGTCTTcagtaaacaaacttcatcattaTCTTTCAGTTTCCATCAATGTGAAGACATATTGTAGCATTCTAAAGTCGGGCAAAACAGCttgacagagctcctttaatAAGTACGCCATGGTTTTTAagttgatcttttttttttagatggccctgtgactaatttttaaaattatatgGGTCCTTAATATGTGGTAGAATCCAAAGAGCAAGATCTTGATATTGCTGTTGATAAACTTACGTGGATCTTCAATCCTTTCTTGTTTGCGATGCTCCAAATGAATATTAATTATATTTTGGGCCTAAACAGAAAGTAAAATTGTTAtgctttaaaaaattaaaacaaaaaaatacaacaatatGCAGTAAATGTTGTATATATTATTGATCTTGGTTAGCAAGTATTGTTAAGAGGAATGATTCCAAGTTCGAGTGAGGGCTTAACAGTATTGTGTAAGTTTTAGtacccaattattccatcagggatcaACCCTAGTATTGGAATTGGGTCCACACAAGGACAACAGTGTACTCTTGAGAGGTTTTGGagcaaagaagaggaaaatttttttcacacAGTTAAAAGCTAAACAATGAAGGCGTGATCTTTTTGCTCTAAAACAATGCACAAATACTTTCAGCACTACATGATTGTCCTGGCGTTCATAATGAGCAACAAATTAACAATCAACACTACCTTCTGTCGACACAGGATGCGATCAGGATCAGTCGTCAACTCTGTACTTGATATGTTATTTTTTATTGCCATTGATGCTGTGGATCTTGCATGTGCCGGTAATTGCTCTTGGTAAATGTTGTCAGTGAAGTCAAATTCGTGTTCAGCTGCCCCAGGAGAGTTTTTTATTCTG
This genomic stretch from Acropora muricata isolate sample 2 chromosome 5, ASM3666990v1, whole genome shotgun sequence harbors:
- the LOC136916255 gene encoding spermatogenesis-associated protein 4-like isoform X1 — protein: MSGLPREILKWIQSLDLSHPVRNTRRDFSNGYLVAEIFSWYFPEEIEMHSYDNGTSLPSRQGNWSQLQRFFQRHEFDIPKEVIDGTIHCKPNAAALLMERIYSLLTNRKIKNSPGAAEHEFDFTDNIYQEQLPAHARSTASMAIKNNISSTELTTDPDRILCRQKAQNIINIHLEHRKQERIEDPRRFRIRPTLGQLCPRRMPPSIVNNDGGSQLQKNHRDITGQTAEEDTTGPFTEIQVNQLPVTGDGLLPPHTTGMYSMVHT
- the LOC136916255 gene encoding spermatogenesis-associated protein 4-like isoform X2, translated to MHSYDNGTSLPSRQGNWSQLQRFFQRHEFDIPKEVIDGTIHCKPNAAALLMERIYSLLTNRKIKNSPGAAEHEFDFTDNIYQEQLPAHARSTASMAIKNNISSTELTTDPDRILCRQKAQNIINIHLEHRKQERIEDPRRFRIRPTLGQLCPRRMPPSIVNNDGGSQLQKNHRDITGQTAEEDTTGPFTEIQVNQLPVTGDGLLPPHTTGMYSMVHT